ACCTGTTCTTGCGAAAGACAGCAGGCAATCGAGCCTGCCGCTTCCGAAGATGCGCTCGCGCAACCTGGGGTCGCATTCGAGCCTGACTCTGGCCGCCATCCCGGAGGACCCTGGGGCCCTACCGGAATCCTGATCACACCACTCGCCGTTGCCGGCGATCACCTCATCGGGAGACCTGCTCCCTTGAAGTTCGCCTTCTTCAACAGGCTTTCGTACTGGTGCGACATGACGTACGCCTGAACCTGTGCCATGAAGTCCATCGTTACGACCACGATGATCAGCAGCGAGGTCCCGCCGAAATAGAACGGTACGTTCCACTTCAGGATCAGAAACTCGGGCAACAGGCAGACCAGCGTGATATACACCGCACCGGCCAACGTAAGACGCATCAGAATCTTGTCGATATAGCGCGCCGTCTGATCGCCCGGACGGATTCCAGGGACAAAAGCACCGCTCTTCTTCAGGTTATCTGCAGTTTCGCGGGCGTTGAACACCAGAGCCGTATAGAAAAAGCAGAAAAACACGATCGCGACTGCGTACAACATGACATAGATCGGCTGCCCGGGAGCGAGCGTAGATGAAATGTCACGCAACCACGTCATGCCCTCTGACGCACCGAACCACTGCCCCAGCGTTGCCGGGAACAGGATGATACTCGAGGCGAAAATCGGTGGAATCACACCCGACATGTTCAGCTTCAGCGGAAGATGGGAGCTCTGCCCACCGTACACCTTGTTGCCGACCTGACGCTTTGCGTAATTCACCAGGATCTTTCGTTGTCCTCGTTCGACAAAGACCACAAACCCTGTCACCACCACTACCAGCACACAGATCAGCAACGCAGTGAAAGGATGCATCGCACCGGTACGAACCAGTTCGAACAACCCGCCAATCGCGCTAGGCAAACCTGCAGCAATACCGGCAAAGATGATGATGGAAATGCCGTTGCCAATGCCACGCTCGGTGATCTGCTCCCCCAGCCACATCAGGAACATCGTTCCCGTGACCAGAGTCGCTACGCTCACCAGCCGGAACGTCAGCCCCGGATCGAGCACCAGCCCGGCCTGCCCTTCGAGCGCCATTGCAATCCCGAGGGACTGCGCTAATGCCAGCACCAGGGTACCGTAACGCGTGTACTGGGTGATCTTGCGCCGGCCAGCCTCACCTTCCTTTTTCAGGGCCTCGAAGTGAGGCACTGCCACCGTCATCAACTGCATGATGATGGACGCGGAAATGTAAGGCATGATCCCCAGCGCGAAGATCGTGAAGCGCGACAGCGCCCCGCCAGAAAAAAGGTTGAAGACCCCAAGGATTCCGCCGGCTTGCGACTGGAACAACTCCGCAAGCCGTTCGGGATCAATTCCGGGAACGGGAATGTGAGCGCCGAGGCGATAAACAATCAAGGCACCGAGCAAAAACAGCAGTCGGTTCTTGAGATCGCCAAAACGCCCGGGATTCCCTACCGCGGCAGCTGGTTTGGCCACAATCGTACCTTTGCTTACTCAGCCGAGACGGAACCGCCGGCGGCCTCGATGGCAGCGCGTGCGCCACGAGTAGCACCAACGCCCCGAAGGATCACTTTCTTGCTGATTTCGCCCGACAGAACAACCTTTGCCGAAAGCGAGTCAGCCGGAACGATTCCAGCCTGCATCAATACCAGCAGATCCACTTCCTCGACCGGCAGAGCAGCCAGTTCGGACAGGCGGACTTCAGCATTGCGAGCACGCGTCAGCGAGACAAAGCCACGCTTCGGCAGGCGGCGCTGCAGGGGCATCTGACCGCCCTCGAAGCCAACCTTGTGGAAACCGCCGGCACGGGACTTCTGTCCCTTGTGACCACGGCCGCAGGTCTTGCCCAGGCCGCTACCGATACCACGACCTACGCGCTTGGCTGCAGACTTCGAGCCAGCGCCCGGTTTAATCGTATTCAGGCGCATATCAAGCCTCGTACTTAACCAGATAGGACACCTTGTTGATCATGCCGCGAACTTCCGGCGTATCGATCAACTCGACGCAGTGGTTCAGGCGACGAAGGCCCAGACCACGAACCGTCGCGCGGTGCGATTGCTTGGTTCCGATCACGCTTTTCACAAGCGTGACCTTGATTTTCTTGTCGGTCATCGCTTACCCCAGAATCTCTTCGACGGTCTTGCCGCGCTTGGCTGCAATCTCCGACGGGGTGTTGATCGCCATCAGCCCGTTGATCGTGGCACGCACCACGTTGTACGGGTTGGTCGAACCGATGCACTTGCAGATGATGTCGGTAACGCCCATCACCTCGAACACAGCGCGCATCGGACCACCGGCAATGATGCCGGTACCGCCGGGAGCCGGCTGCATGAGCACCGAGGCGGCGCCGTGCTTGCCGATCACGGTATGCTGAAGCGTACCGTTCTTGAGCGACACCTTAGCCAGCTTGCGACGGGCTTCGTCCATCGCCTTCTGAACTGCCACCGGAACTTCACGGGACTTGCCCTTGCCCATACCGATGCCGCCATCGCCATCGCCCACCACGGTCAGTGCAGCGAAGCCGAGAATACGACCACCCTTCACAACCTTGGTAACGCGATTGATCGCGACCATCTTTTCGCGCATGCCGTCGTCGCGCTCCTCGGAGGCTTGCGGGCGCTTGGTTTGCTGCTTAGCCATTCGAATCCTCGCTTAGAACTTAAGGCCGCCTTCGCGGGCAGCCTCAGCCAACGTCTTGACGCGGCCGTGATAGAGGAAGCCCGAGCGGTCAAACGCAACCGTCTCGATCCCGGCAGCCTTGGCGCGCTCGGCAATCAACTTGCCGACCACTGCAGCTGCTTGTTTGTTGCCGCCATTGGCAAGCTCGGCACGAACCGCAGGTTCGACGGTGGAGGCAGCCGCGAGTACGCGGGAGCCGCAGCCGGAAATCACCTGGGCATACATGTGCGCATTGGAACGGAACACGGTGAGGCGCACCGCCTTGAGCTCCGCGAGCTTGGCGCGAGTTTTACGCGCACGGCGAAGACGAGTTTCTTTTCTGTTCATGACGAACCGCCTTACTTCTTCTTGGTTTCCTTGAGCACAACCACTTCGTCCGAATAACGGACGCCCTTGCCCTTGTAGGGTTCGGGAGCGCGGTATGCCCGCACCTCGGCCGCGACCTGACCGACTTGCTGCTTGTCGATACCCTTGATCACGATCTCGGTTTGAGTGGGAGTTTCAGCCTTCACGCCGGCGGGCAACTGGTGCACGACGGGGTGGGAGAAACCCAGCGAGAGATTCAACTTGTCGCCCTGAGCCTGCGCGCGATAACCAACGCCGACCAGGTTGAGCTTGCGCTCGAAGCCCTTCGTCACGCCGGTAACCATGTTGTTCACCAACGAACGCACGGTTCCGGACATGGCGCCAGCATTGACGACACCTTCGCGCGCCTTGCACACGAGGTTGTCGCCATCGCGCTCGACCGTCACTGCCGAGCTGAGCGCCTGGCGGATGACACCGAGCGGCCCCTTGACCGCGATTTCGGCTGCCGAGATCGTAACCTCGACACCACTCGGAATTGCGACCGGATTCTTAGCTACACGAGACATGAAATCCCCCTTTAGGCCACGAGGCAGATGACTTCACCGCCAACCCGGCTGGAGCGGGCTGCACGATCGGTCATCACACCACGGGGCGTCGACACGATGGCGACACCCAGACCATTCATCACGCGCGGCAGATCTTCGCTGCCCTTGTACACGCGGAGGCCGGGACGGCTGACGCGGTCAATGCGCTCGATAACCGGACGACCGGCGTAATACTTCAGCGCAACTTCAAGCTGCGCCTTGCCGTCTGCGTCATGCACGACGTAACCGTCGATATAGCCTTCGTCCTGAAGAACCTTGGCGATTGCGACCTTAAGCTTCGACGAGGGCATGCTCACGTTCGCTTTCTGGGCTTGCTGCCCATTGCGAATACGCGTCAGCATGTCGGCGATCGGATCGGACATACTCATCTTCTATTCTCCTTACCAGCTCGCCTTGGTCATGCCGGGCACTTCACCGCGGAAAGCAATTTCACGCAGCTTGTTACGACACAGACCAAACTTGCGGAAAACGCCACGCGGACGACCCGTCAGAGCGCAGCGGTTACGACCACGCGAAGGACTCGAATTGCGCGGCAGCTGCTGCAGCGCGAGACGAGCGGACATGCGCTCTTCTTCCGGCAGCTTCATATCGTTGATCTGTGCGTTGAGCGCAGCACGCTTGGCGGCGTACTTCTCCACCGTCTTGCGGCGCTTTTCTTCACGATTGATCAGAGCCAGTTTCGCCATATCACCCTCAATTCTTGAACGGGAACTTGAATGCACCCAGCAGCGCACGCGCTTCCTGGTCATTCTTAGCCGTCGTCGTGATGCTGATGTTCATCCCGCGCAGCGCGTCGATCTTGTCGTACTCGATTTCCGGGAAGATGATCTGCTCTTTGACACCGAGGTTGTAGTTGCCACGGCCATCAAAGCCCTTGGCAGCGATACCACGGAAGTCACGAACGCGCGGCAACGCGATGGTCACCAGTCGATCGAGGAATTCGTACATCTTCGGACCGCGCAGGGTGACCATGCAGCCAATCGGATAGCCGTCACGAATCTTGAAGCCGGCAATCGATTTGCGAGCTTTCGTCGCTACCGGCTTCTGACCAGCAATCTTGGTCATGTCGCCGATTGCGTGCTCGAGCACTTTCTTGTCACCAACAGCTTCACCCACACCCATATTCAGGGTGATCTTGGTGATGCGCGGCACTTCCATGACGGACTTGTAGCCAAACTGCTTGAGCAGCTCGGGCACTACAGCGTCCTTATAAACTTGTTGCAAGCGAGCCATTGTCACTCCTTACGCATCCACCAGCTCGCCATTCGACTTGAAGAAGCGTGCCTTGCGGCCGTCCTCAAGCACCTTGATCCCGACGCGATCAGCTTTCTGCGACGCGGGATTGAACAGCGCGATGTTCGAAACATGGATCGGCATTTCTTTCTCGACAATGCCACCGACCTCACCCTTGAGGGGATTCGGGCGAACATGCTTCTTCACCCGGTTCACACCCTCAACCACCAGACGCTCGTCATCTACACGACGGAGCACCGAGCCACGGCGCCCACGGTCTTTACCCGTCAGCACCACAACTTCATCACCCTTGCGGATCTTGTTCATCTCATCGACTCCTCAGAGCACTTCGGGCGCCAGCGAGACGATCTTCATGAACCGCTCGGAGCGCAGCTCACGCGTCACGGGCCCAAAGATACGGGTGCCGATGGGCTCGAGCTTGTTATTCAAAAGCACAGCAGCATTGTTGTCGAACTTGACCAGGGAGCCATCCGGACGACGGACACCCTTGGCGGTACGCACAACAACCGCGTTGTATACATCACCCTTCTTGACACGACCACGGGGTGCAGCATCCTTGACGGTGACCTTGATAATGTCACCGATGCCGGCATAACGACGTCTTGAACCGCCGAGTACCTTGATGCACATCACCGAGCGCGCGCCAGTGTTGTCGGCTACATCGAGCCTGGACTGCATTTGAATCATGAATTTATCTCCAACTTATCCCGCAGCGCGGTCAGTATTGGAACCCGTCAGGGTAGGATGCCCCGACGAATCCCGGAGCAAGATTTGAAAGTATAACAGCTTGGCACCGGAGCGCCAAGCTGTTCTTGCAAAAATTGCAAACCAACCTGATCAGATCACACGTGCCTTTTCGAGCACTTGCGTTACACGCCAGGTTTTGGTCCGCGACATCGGACGACACTCTTCGATTTCGACGAGGTCACCCTGCGTTGCAGCGCCATTTTCAACATGCGCGTGGTACTTGGCAGAACGGGTAATGATCTTGCCGTACAGCGGGTGCTTGACCCGGCGCTCGACCAGAACGGTTACCGTCTTGTCCATCTTGTCGCTCACGACACGCCCAACGAGGGCGCGGCGAACCTTTTCTGCTTGCTCGCTCATTATGCACCCGCCTTTTCGCGAAGGAGCGTACGGACACGCGCGATGTCGCGACGCACCTTACCCATTTGGCTCGTGTTGCCAAGCTGCTGTGTTGCAAGTTGCATGCGCAGGGAAAACTGCGCTTTCAACAGCTCGAGCAACTCCTGGTTCAATTCATCTGCGCTCTTGGCGCGGAGTTCACTCGCTTTCATGCTTGCCCCAACTGACGGGTCACAAATACGGTCTCAAGCGGAAGCTTGGCGGCGGCAAGCCGGAAAGCTTCACGCGCGAGCGCTTCGTCAACACCATCCATTTCGTAGAGCACCTTGCCCGGCTGAATCTCAGCGACCCAGTACTCGGGATTGCCCTTACCGTTACCCATTCGAACTTCAGCCGGCTTACGCGAAATCGGCTTGTCCGGGAAAATGCGGATCCAGATCCGGCCACCACGCTTGATGTGACGCGTCATTGCACGACGCGCCGCTTCAATCTGACGAGCGGTCAGGCGACCACGCCCGACTGCCTTCAGACCGAAGTCACCGAAGCTGACCTTGGCACCACGGGTGGCAACACCCGTGTTGCGGCCTTTCTGCTCCTTACGATACTTTCTTCTCGACGGCTGCAGCATCATTCACTCCTGCTATCTTCGCGGCGAGCGGGACGACGACCCGGACGGCCTTCACCATCACGGGGCGCGCCACGGCGGCCACGGCGGTTATCGGCTTCGGGTTCTGCGACCACCGGCTGCTCGTTGCGACCAAGCATCTCGCCCTTGTAAACCCAGACCTTGATACCGATGATGCCGTACGTGGTCTTGGCTTCGGAAACACCGTAATCGATGTTTGCACGCAGGGTGTGAAGCGGCACACGACCTTCGCGGTACCACTCGGTACGCGCGATCTCGGCGCCGTTCAGACGACCGGCACTCATGATCTTGATGCCCTGGGCACCAAGGCGCATTGCATTCTGCATCGCACGCTTCATGGCGCGACGGAACATGATGCGCTTCTCGAGCTGCTGAGCGATCGAATCGGCGATCAGCTTGGCGTCGATCTCGGGCTTGCGAACTTCTTCAATGTTCACATGCACCGGCACACCTACGATCTGCTGCAGATCGCGCTTGAGTGCTTCGATGTCTTCGCCCTTCTTGCCGATGACCACACCCGGACGCGCGCTGTACAGCGTGATGCGCGCGTTCTTGGCGGGACGCTCGATGACCACACGCGCAACGGACGCGTGCGAAAGGCGCTTTTTCAGGTAATCCCGAACCTTCAGATCTTCCTGAAGCATTTTCGAGAAGTCCTGGCTCGATGCGTACCAGCGGGAAGTCCAGTCACGCGTAACGGCGAGGCGGAATCCGGTGGGATGTATTTTCTGACCCATATATCCTCCTTACTCGCCGACGGTCACGTAAATGTGGCAGGTAGGCTTGGAAATACGATTTCCGCGCCCTTTCGCACGCGCCGTGAAGCGCTTGAGGGTGGTGCCCTCTTCCACATGAATCGTCTTGACCTTCAGCGCATCGATATCGGCGCCGTCATTGTGCTCGGCGTTCGCGATTGCCGATTCGACAACCTTGCGAATGATCTTTGCGCCCTTTTTCGGCGAAAAAGCCAGGACATTCAGAGCCTGATCAACGGAACGACCGCGAACCAGATCGGCCACGAGGCGGCCTTTCTGCGCTGAGAGGCGCACACCACGGAGAATTGCTTTGGTTTCCATGATTACCTCTTAGCCTTCTTGCTCGCAGCGTGGCCCTTGAAGGTACGCGTCAGAGCAAACTCGCCCAGCTTGTGGCCGACCATGTTCTCGGACACGTAGACCGGGATGTGCTGACGACCGTTATGGACTGCAATCGTCAGGCCGACAAAGTCGGGCAGGACGGTGGAACGACGCGACCAGGTCTTGACCGGACGCTTGTCGTTGCTCGCCCGTGCGGCGTCGACCTTCTTCAGAAGGTGCGCGTCGATGAACGGGCCTTTCTTAATAGAACGTGCCATCTGTTACCCCTTAACGCTTGTGACGACGCTGCACGATCATCGTGTCGGTACGCTTGTTGCTACGGGTACGGTAACCCTTAGCAGGCGTGCCCCACGGGCTGACCGAAACGCGACCTTCGCCGGTACGACCTTCACCACCACCATGCGGGTGATCCACCGGGTTCATGGCAACACCACGAACCGTCGGGCGGATACCACGCCAGCGGTTTGCACCAGCCTTGCCGATCTTGCGCAGGCTGTGCTCTTCGTTACCGACTTCGCCGATCGTGGCACGACATTCGACGTGAACACGACGAATCTCGCCCGAGCGCAGACGCAGCTGAGCGTAAACGCCCTCACGCGCCAGCAGCTGAACCGACGTACCGGCAGCGCGCGCCATCTGCGCACCCTTGCCAGGCATCATTTCCACACAGTGAATGGTGGAACCGACCGGAATGTTCCGGATCGGCAGCGCGTTACCGGCCTTGATCGGAGCTTCTACGCCACTCACGACCTGCTGGCCGACGACCACACCGCGCGGAGCGATGATGTAACGACGCTCGCCATCGGCGTAGCACAGCAGTGCGATGTTTGCCGAACGGTTCGGGTCGTACTCGATGCGCTCAACCTTGGCAACGACGCCGTCCTTGTTGCGACGGAAATCGATGACGCGGTAGTGCTGCTTGTGACCACCACCCTGGTGACGCACCGTGATGCGACCCGTGTTGTTACGACCGGCCTTGCTGCTCTTCTTCTCGAGCAGACCGTCGAAAGGACGGCCCTTGTAGAGGTCGGCGTTGACCACCTTGACCATCGCACGACGGCCGGCGGAGGTAGGCTTGAGTTTTACCAGTGCCATAATTGATTACTCCCCAGCCGCAAAGTTGATTTCCTGGCCGGGCTTGAGGCAAACGAAGGCCTTCTTCCAGTCTTTGCGACGGCCGACGGTGCGACCCGAACGCTTGACCTTGCCCTTGACGTTCAGGACCTGAACCGACTCAACCTGCACCTTGAACAGCAGCTCAACAGCCGCCTTCACTTCGGGCTTGGTTGCGTCGGACGCGACCTTGAACACCACCTGCTCGTTCTTGTCGGCGACATAGGTCGCCTTTTCGGAGATCTGAGGGGCGAGCAACACCTGCAGCAGACGTTCCTGAGTAATAGCGCTCATTGCCACGATTCCTCCATCTTTGCCAGCGCACCCTTGGTGACCAGCACCTTCGGGAAACGCACCAGCGAAACCGGATCGGCCTCGTGAACGTCGAGCACCAGCACCTGATTCAGGTTGCGCGAGGACAAGAACAGGTTCTCGTCCAGGCCATCGGTGATCACCAGCACGGAGTCCAGACCCATACCCTTGAGCTTCTGAACCAGCATGCGGGTCTTCGGCGCCTCAACGCTGAAATCCTCGACCACAGCAAGACGGTCTTCGCGAGCCAGCTGCGAGAGAATCGCGGCAACACCGGCGCGATACATCTTGCGGTTGACCTTCTGCGAGAAGTTCTCGTCGGGCGAGTTCGGGAAGATCTTGCCGCCGCCACGCCAGAGCGGGCTGGACGCCATACCGGCACGAGCATTACCCGTACCTTTCTGACGGAAAGGCTTGCGCGTCGATTTGTTAACCTCGGCACGACCCTTCTGGGCACGATTACCCGAACGTGCATTCGCCTGATAGGCGGTCACGAGCTGGTGAATCAGCGCTTCGTTGTATTCACGGCCAAACAGCACGTCAGACGCCTGCAGCGTCGACGCAGCCTGACCCTGATCATTCAATAATTTCAGTTCCATTGCGTAATCGCCCCTCAAGCCTTGACCGCGGGACGAACGACTACGTCGCCACCCTTGGAGCCCGGCACCGCGCCCTTGATCAGGAGCAGTTGACGTTCGACATCAACACGCACGATCTCGAGACCTTGCGTGGTGCGCTGAACGTTGCCGTATTGACCAGCCATGCGCTTACCAGGAAACACACGACCCGGGTCCTGCGCCATACCAATCGAACCCGGCGAATTGTGCGACACTGAGTTACCGTGCGACGCGCGGTTCGATGCGAAGTTGTGACGCTTCTGAACACCGGAGAAACCCTTACCGATGGTGACACCCGTCACGTCGACCTTCTGGCCAACAGCGAACAGATCAGCACCGACGGCGTCACCAGCCTTGAAGCCGGAGACTTGCTCGGCATCAACGCGGAACTCGCGCAGAATGCGGCAGGGCTCGACACCCGCCTTGGCGAGATGCCCGGCGAGCGATTTCACGACGCGACTGGCGCGACGCTTACCTACAGCGACCTGGACCGCGGCATAGCCGTCGGTTTCAGGCGTCTTGATCTGGGACACACGGTTGTCGGACACGTCAAGCACCGTCACCGGGATGGTCCTGCCATCCTCAGCAAAGATGCGAGTCATGCCGACCTTGCGCCCTACAAGGCCTAGACTCATTTTTTTCTCCTGATTCCCGGTTTCGATTGACCGGGGGTCGAACAAATAAATTGCACCAAAAGGCACAAGGGCCGGATTATACCGGCCCCATCGAAATAAATGCAAGCGCGTTTATTACTGCAGCTTGATCTCTACATCCACACCAGCCGGCAGATCCAGCTTCATCAGTGCATCAACCGTCTTGTCGGTCGGATCCACGATGTCCATCAGGCGCTGGTGAGTACGGATTTCCATCTGGTCGCGCGACGCCTTGTTGACGTGCGGCGAGCGCAGCAAGTCAAAACGCTCGATACGCGTCGGCAACGGCACGGGGCCACGGACGACAGCGCCGGTGCGCTTGGCGGTATCAACGATTTCGAGTGCCGACTGATCGATCAGGCGGTAGTCGAAAGCTTTCAGGCGGATGCGGATTTTCTGGCTTTGCATGATTTTGTTCCCAAAGAGCGAATGCGCGGAGCCCTGTGGCCCCGCGCAGTTTTGATGTTACTCGATGATCTTGGCGACGACACCGGCGCCAACAGTACGGCCACCTTCGCGAATTGCGAAGCGCAGACCTTCTTCCATGGCGATCGGGGCGATCAGCTTGACGGTGATCGACACGTTGTCGCCCGGCATGACCATCTCGGTGCCTTCCGGCAGCGTGATCGAACCGGTCACGTCCGTGGTACGGAAGTAGAACTGCGGACGGTAGTTCGCGAAGAACGGGGTGTGACGACCGCCCTCTTCCTTCGACAGTACATACACCTCACCCGTGAAGTGGGTGTGCGGCTTGATCGAACCCGGCTTGCACAGCACCTGGCCACGCTCGACGTCTTCACGCTTGGTGCCGCGCAGCAGCACGCCAACGTTGTCGCCAGCCTGACCCTGGTCAAGCAGCTTGCGGAACATTTCAACGCCGGTGCAGGTGGTCTTGACCGTGGCCTTGATACCCACGATTTCGATTTCTTCACCGACCTTGACGACACCGCGCTCAACACGACCGGTCACCACGGTACCGCGACCGGAGATCGAGAACACGTCTTCGATCGGCAGCAGGAAGGGCTTGTCGATTGCACGCTCAGGCGTCGGGATGTAGCTGTCAAGCGCAGCAGCCAGTTCGAAAATGGCCGGCTCGCCGATCGGCGACTGGTCACCCTCGAGCGCCTTCAGCGCCGAACCCTTGACGATGGGCACATCGTCGCCCGGGAAGTCGTACTTGGACAACAGCTCGCGAACTTCCATCTCGACGAGCTCAAGCAGCTCTTCGTCGTCGACCATGTCGCACTTGTTCAGGAACACGATGATGTACGGAACACCAACCTGACGCGCCAGCAGAATGTGCTCGCGAGTCTGGGGCATCGGGCCGTCAGCGGCCGAACACACCAGGATCGCGCCGTCCATCTGCGCAGCACCGGTAATCATGTTCTTCACGTAGTCAGCGTGACCCGGGCAGTCAACGTGAGCGTAGTGACGATTCTCGGTTTCGTACTCGACGTGTGCGGTGTTGATCGTGATACCGCGTGCCTTTTCTTCAGGCGCGCTGTCGATCGACGCATAGTCCTTGGCCTCGCCACCGAACTTCTTCGACAGAATCGTCGTGATTGCCGCCGTCAGCGTGGTCTTGCCATGGTCAACGTGGCCAATCGTGCCAACGTTTACGTGCGGCTTCGTACGCTCAAACTTACCCTTAGCCATTACTAAATC
This genomic interval from Parazoarcus communis contains the following:
- the rplW gene encoding 50S ribosomal protein L23 yields the protein MTQERLLQVLLAPQISEKATYVADKNEQVVFKVASDATKPEVKAAVELLFKVQVESVQVLNVKGKVKRSGRTVGRRKDWKKAFVCLKPGQEINFAAGE
- the rplD gene encoding 50S ribosomal protein L4, translating into MELKLLNDQGQAASTLQASDVLFGREYNEALIHQLVTAYQANARSGNRAQKGRAEVNKSTRKPFRQKGTGNARAGMASSPLWRGGGKIFPNSPDENFSQKVNRKMYRAGVAAILSQLAREDRLAVVEDFSVEAPKTRMLVQKLKGMGLDSVLVITDGLDENLFLSSRNLNQVLVLDVHEADPVSLVRFPKVLVTKGALAKMEESWQ
- the rplC gene encoding 50S ribosomal protein L3, with protein sequence MSLGLVGRKVGMTRIFAEDGRTIPVTVLDVSDNRVSQIKTPETDGYAAVQVAVGKRRASRVVKSLAGHLAKAGVEPCRILREFRVDAEQVSGFKAGDAVGADLFAVGQKVDVTGVTIGKGFSGVQKRHNFASNRASHGNSVSHNSPGSIGMAQDPGRVFPGKRMAGQYGNVQRTTQGLEIVRVDVERQLLLIKGAVPGSKGGDVVVRPAVKA
- the rpsJ gene encoding 30S ribosomal protein S10: MQSQKIRIRLKAFDYRLIDQSALEIVDTAKRTGAVVRGPVPLPTRIERFDLLRSPHVNKASRDQMEIRTHQRLMDIVDPTDKTVDALMKLDLPAGVDVEIKLQ
- the tuf gene encoding elongation factor Tu — protein: MAKGKFERTKPHVNVGTIGHVDHGKTTLTAAITTILSKKFGGEAKDYASIDSAPEEKARGITINTAHVEYETENRHYAHVDCPGHADYVKNMITGAAQMDGAILVCSAADGPMPQTREHILLARQVGVPYIIVFLNKCDMVDDEELLELVEMEVRELLSKYDFPGDDVPIVKGSALKALEGDQSPIGEPAIFELAAALDSYIPTPERAIDKPFLLPIEDVFSISGRGTVVTGRVERGVVKVGEEIEIVGIKATVKTTCTGVEMFRKLLDQGQAGDNVGVLLRGTKREDVERGQVLCKPGSIKPHTHFTGEVYVLSKEEGGRHTPFFANYRPQFYFRTTDVTGSITLPEGTEMVMPGDNVSITVKLIAPIAMEEGLRFAIREGGRTVGAGVVAKIIE